TGATGTGTCTGGCATTTTCCACCCGCGCGCCGCGCAGGGACTTCGCGTCGGTGGGCGTGCCGAAGACGACCCGGAAGCCCTCTTCCTCAAGGCGCACGGCCTGGTCATGGCTGGGGGAAACGATCACGAAGGGGATGTGTCGGTTTTGCAGGTTGCGCGACAGGGCGCGTGTGACAGAATCAAACCCGAAAATGAGAACATGGCCCGCGGTGTCTTCCGGCAATTCCAAGGTGGCGCGGTAGCGCAGGCGCTGTTCGATCCAGGGAGCGAGAAACAGACTGATCATGCCGAATGGCAGCAGAATCAGCATGAAAACCACCCCCGATAGCGTCACGATGGCGGAAAACAGAAATCCCGGATCGCTGCTGAAGGTGATGTCGCCGTAGCCCAAGGTGGACATGGCGGTTATCGTCCAGTATATGCCCGTGATGAAAGAATATTCACGTCCCTCCAATTCCCACATGAGAACCCGGAACAGCCAGGCGTACATTATCACCAGACCCGCCAGGAACGAGCAGTAGAGAGTGAGAAGTTTGATGTTCTTGCGCGCCTGGCCGCGAAAAAAGTAGGCCAACTCCGCCGCGATGGCTTTCATAGGGATCCAGTCCGAAGGGAAGGTTACGGCATTGCCTCTTCGTTCAAAGGGGCCAACCAGGATTGACGTTCTTTTACCCTAGTTGCGCCATGGCAGGCAAGGGACAATGCACGATGATTTTTCATTATAGACGCAGTTGGCCGCGTGCGGCAGTGCCGATCGCGACGTAGAATCATTAAGCCCCATAAAAAATGCAGACAGGCTGTATGGGCCGTCTGCATTTTTTATGGAATTTCACTCCGAGGTTCGCTCAGGCCGAACGCTGATAAGCTTCCTGAAAATAATCACGCAAGGTGCCCACGTGCTTCTCATCCTCGCGGGCCAGTCGCTGGAAACGCTCTTTGAGCTTGGGGTCGCTGAATTCCAGGGCCGATCCGACATGTACCTGCATGAAGTCCTCCTCCAATTCGATGGCGCGCAGCAGCGCCTCTTTTTCCGACGGAGGCGAGGTTTCGATGTCCTGCAGCAGGCTCTGGGCTTTGAGCAGCATCAGGTCGAGCTTGGCTTTGGGGATCCTGACCCCTGAGAAATTTTCCTCGAAAGGCAGTAACCTTGCGAAACGGATCTGGTTGACATGATCAGCTTCGTCCTTGGCCATTTTCAAGAGCATTTCCTTGAGCCGTTCATTCGCTTTAACCGCATTGGCCATGCGGCGGTAGATAAGGCTCATGGTGCTTTCAATTTCGGCACAGGTGTCAAAAAACTCGTCCATGAACAGCTCCCGACAGTAGGTGAGATAGGAAAATTCTGATTACAACTGATTCAGCCTGCATCCCAGGCCGCGGCGGCATCGCTTGCGGTGAAAACTCGCCTGCGGCTCAGACGCTTGCCGCGGCACTCAACCGCCAGATCCTGCGGAGGGATTAGCGTTGTAGCTGAACCGTTGAAAAATTAAAGGCATTTTATCTCACTTGGTGGGCGCCGGGCAAGACATTTCCATTGAATTTTTCAGATCGCTGCGTGGTCGGGTTTGGCGACACCCAAAGACTTCAACTCAGTGCCGGGCCAAGATAAGCGCGGGCGCGTTCGCCGAAATCGCTGGGGCTGCCCTCAAATTCCACGGCCGGTTGGCTCTCCTCGCCGTTGATGAAGCCGAAGCGGCTGATGCAGCGCCAGTTCTTGCCGTAAAGCAGCTCGTGGCCGGGAAGTTCGCGCCAGCTCTCGGGCCGCCGACCGGACAGGGCCGCCGCGGCATCCCCGGCGAAATCCGTCGACCCGCTGCCGTCGACGTCGATGTAGACCCGCTCATCGGGTAGTTTGACCGCCAACTCGCCCAGGTTGTTCTCATAAAGTTCCGCATTGATGTTGAAGCTGACTTTGTCTTGCATGAGTAACACCCTTTCCCCTGGATTTTTGTAACTGTTCACCCTGGCCGGGGAGGGGCTCGCGACATCCCTGCCGAAGGCCGCATGAACCCTTCCCTGGGGCTTGTCCGGCGCCATGGATGCCGCGAGCCCCTATTCTGAATAGCAACCGATTTTTGTACCTGTTCAGCACTCAACCGCCACGGGCTGCGGCGCGCCTGGGGATTGCAACTGAATCGTTACGGATTTCTTTTCGACTTCAGCCACAGGAAAATTATAGCCGATAAGCTGGAGAAGTCAGGGGTGTGCGACGCGCAGATTAACGGTGGTGGAAAGCATGCGGCGCGGCGGGCCCTTCGCCGGTGCCGTGAAGGTTGCCCCCGACGGCAGGCGAAAGACGCGCCTGGCTGGAGCCGGGGTCGCTTGGTGCGTGGGAGCGATGAGGGTCACTTCGACAGCACGTATGTCTTTGAATTCCCGGGCGTGGGGAGCGGCAGAGCGGCGTCCGTCCGCGAGAATATAGGAGAATTCCAGAAAATCGATGTCCGCGGCCAGAATCCGGGCAAAAGAGCCGTCGTTGCGCACCAGGTTGCCGGCGGAGAAGATGTAGGTCAGCCTGGGGTCAAGGGTTTCCGCCATTTCGCCGGGGGGATTGACCCGAAAGGTTAGATGGGTCGCGTCGGCACTGATGAGTCCGCTTGTCGCGGGGGCATGGGCAAGACTTGTGGACAGCGTGCGCAAGTCGCCGGCTAGCTGCTGCAAGGCCTGGCGCTGGGTTGAGAAGCTCTCTTCCCGCTGCGGCGTGTCAGGACGGGGTGCGGAATCCGGCGAGGAAAACAGCAGGGCGCTCCCGACCAGTGCGCCGATCAGGGACAGAAGCACAAGCAGATTGCGGACGGTTATCCCCTTTTGGTTGAAAAGCGGACGAAACATTTTGCGCTCCGGAGAAGTGAGTCTCCGCAACAGCAGAGCAATATCCGAGCCAGGTTCGGCGGAAATCGTTGCCGGTCGGGCTTTTCAGGGCAGCAGCTCCCGCCAGGCGCGCAGCGAGGTGGGTCTGGCGGGGAGGGTCGGGCTGAGTGCGCGCAGGGACGTATCTCCGCTGGATGACAGCAGGGTGCCGGGCTGTCCATGACTGCCGAAACGCCATAGCAGCCCGCCTGGCGTGCCGGAGCCGAGTCGTTCGTAGCGTCGCCCCGCGGGCAAGTCTCCGCTCTTGCCATGCCTCAGTACGGTCCGTCTGCCATGGCGCGCCTGTATGCCGCTGTCGTGAGAGACGGCGTAGAGTCGCGCCTCTTCGGCGCCGAACCCACAGGGGCCCGCGGTGGGCGTGAAGGAAGTGAAAAAGACCACCCCCGCCACCACCAGCGGCGTGGCCGTGATGCGCTCGGCCGGATTTCCCGCCGGAGGATCCAGCAAAAAGTACCAGCCCTGTTCCCTGAGTTTTTCTTTTTCCTCTGCCTTCAGCCAGTGCACGGCGTTCTCATGGGCCAGGCCGGTGACATCGGTCAACTCGGCCGGGGTCTGAGGAGCAAACGGCGTCTGGCCGAAGGGGTGCGCGGGATGATCCTTGCGGCGACGCTCGATGAGCCCGTAGAAAGCGTTGCGGTGGCTGTCGTCATGCTCCGCGTCGATGAGATAGCGGCCGGTGCCGAAATAGACGCGCAGATCGCCGCGGCCATCAAAGGCCAGGGTCGGACGCCCGCTGATGGCCCGGCCGCCGGTGTCGAAACGGGCCGTGGCGCGCCAGGCACGAATTTGCGCGTCGTAGAAAAACTTCCAGAGAAGGCCTTCGCTGTCACCGGCATAGATCAGGTCGAGATAGCCGTCGCCGCTGCTGTCGATGGCCACCGGATCGGACAGGGTGTAGTAGGGGTTCGCTTCGCCTTTGACGCCGGCATGCAGGGTGCGCGCGCCGCCGGGACCCAGGGGCAGGGCCGTGGCGTCGCTCAGGGCCAGGGCGCGCAGGCCGCCGCGCTGGTCATCTTCACGCACGCCGCTGGTGAACAGGGCGGCCCAGCGTTTGGTCGGGAGAATCGGGCCGATGACCGGGCGCGTCGAAGCCCGAGCGCCGGAGAAAGGGTGGGCTTCCCACAGCAGAGCGACACCCTGGGGCGTGGGTTTGGTAATATCCAGAGCAAAATAGCCGGGACCGCCCAGGCCGCTGCCGCCGATGAGCACGGTTTTCCAGGCGTTTTCCCCGAAGCCCCAGGCGCTGTCCCGGGCATCGGCGGCCATGGGCGCCAGATCGACCAGATAGCGGTGGCCGCTCTCCGGGGTATTTCCCAGGCGCTGCTGAACACTGGCGGGAAGATAGGCCCAGGCCTCGCTGCCGGCAGGGGTGTTCGGGCCGCCGAAGGCGTAGAAGGCATGCAGCATGCCGTTGTTGGCTCCGGCATAGATCAGGGTCGGACGTCTCTGGTGCCGGTGGCGAAAGGCCGCATAATCCTCTGCGCGATGATGGGCTTGAGGCGCGCCCACGACCAGGGGGGCGGAATGGATGATGGTGCCCAGGGGCAGCGCGCGAATTGCATTGATGGTGTTCGCCGTTGCGGTCGCGTCCAGGCCCCAGAGTTGCTCAAAATAACTCAGGGTTTGCCCTGCCGCGCGCAGGGGCAGCAGGCGGTGGGCGGTGTCGTCGCCGGGGGTAAGAATGTGGCGCGTCGCGGGCACCCTGGCGTCCAGCAGGGCTGCGGCCGACCACAGAGGGCTGTGGTCGGGGGGCAGGGGGTCGGGAACGGGCAGACGGAAGGCTTCGAGATCGCCGCGTGCCTGCGCGGGAGCAAAGCGCGTGCGCAGCAGCAAGTCGGGTCCGTCAGGTGCGTTGCTGATAGCAGTCGGGCCGGCGCCCGCGATCCAGGATGGCGGAAAGTCCGTGGATAGTTCGTCAACGGCAGTAACCTGGTGCTCGCAGTCTTGCTGCAAGGCGCGTTTGGCCGAGGGCGGAAATTGCGGGACCCCGAACAATTCCACTCCGGACGCCGGGAATGGGGCGCACATCAGGAACTGAAGCAGGAGCGCCAAGGTCGGCAGTGGGCGCGCCATCTCAGTACCCATCGCCGTGGATGATGCGACCGGCGCTGACTTCGATGAGCGACTGCGCCTGCAAGGGTCCGTAACCGCGCGCGTGGATGCTGTAGTCGATGCGC
The window above is part of the Geoalkalibacter ferrihydriticus DSM 17813 genome. Proteins encoded here:
- a CDS encoding ferritin family protein, coding for MDEFFDTCAEIESTMSLIYRRMANAVKANERLKEMLLKMAKDEADHVNQIRFARLLPFEENFSGVRIPKAKLDLMLLKAQSLLQDIETSPPSEKEALLRAIELEEDFMQVHVGSALEFSDPKLKERFQRLAREDEKHVGTLRDYFQEAYQRSA
- a CDS encoding pilus assembly protein, coding for MARPLPTLALLLQFLMCAPFPASGVELFGVPQFPPSAKRALQQDCEHQVTAVDELSTDFPPSWIAGAGPTAISNAPDGPDLLLRTRFAPAQARGDLEAFRLPVPDPLPPDHSPLWSAAALLDARVPATRHILTPGDDTAHRLLPLRAAGQTLSYFEQLWGLDATATANTINAIRALPLGTIIHSAPLVVGAPQAHHRAEDYAAFRHRHQRRPTLIYAGANNGMLHAFYAFGGPNTPAGSEAWAYLPASVQQRLGNTPESGHRYLVDLAPMAADARDSAWGFGENAWKTVLIGGSGLGGPGYFALDITKPTPQGVALLWEAHPFSGARASTRPVIGPILPTKRWAALFTSGVREDDQRGGLRALALSDATALPLGPGGARTLHAGVKGEANPYYTLSDPVAIDSSGDGYLDLIYAGDSEGLLWKFFYDAQIRAWRATARFDTGGRAISGRPTLAFDGRGDLRVYFGTGRYLIDAEHDDSHRNAFYGLIERRRKDHPAHPFGQTPFAPQTPAELTDVTGLAHENAVHWLKAEEKEKLREQGWYFLLDPPAGNPAERITATPLVVAGVVFFTSFTPTAGPCGFGAEEARLYAVSHDSGIQARHGRRTVLRHGKSGDLPAGRRYERLGSGTPGGLLWRFGSHGQPGTLLSSSGDTSLRALSPTLPARPTSLRAWRELLP